The following are encoded together in the Salinibacterium sp. UTAS2018 genome:
- a CDS encoding Lrp/AsnC family transcriptional regulator produces MTDELDPIDTKILALLSRDARISNAAVASTVGIAASTAHTRIKSLFDRGLITGFHAALNHEKLGRGLQAIIGVSLRPGARQESIQAFTEEIRRLPEVIQLFFVGGGDDFLVHIAVENSSKVRLFVVDHLSARHSVASTNTSMIFEYHRNAVATDFA; encoded by the coding sequence GTGACTGACGAACTTGACCCGATCGACACGAAAATCCTCGCGCTTCTCTCCCGGGACGCCCGGATCAGCAACGCGGCCGTCGCCAGCACCGTGGGTATCGCAGCATCCACTGCCCACACTCGCATCAAGTCACTCTTCGACCGCGGCCTCATCACAGGATTCCACGCCGCGCTGAACCACGAGAAGCTCGGCCGAGGCCTTCAAGCCATCATCGGAGTCTCACTGCGCCCGGGCGCGCGCCAAGAGAGCATCCAAGCCTTTACGGAGGAAATTCGTCGGCTGCCCGAAGTGATTCAGCTGTTCTTCGTGGGTGGTGGGGATGACTTTCTCGTGCACATCGCGGTCGAGAACTCGTCAAAGGTTCGACTGTTCGTCGTCGATCACTTGTCGGCCCGCCACAGCGTTGCCTCCACCAACACGAGCATGATCTTCGAATATCACCGCAACGCGGTTGCTACGGACTTCGCCTAG
- the ald gene encoding alanine dehydrogenase produces MRISVPAEIKNNENRVAITPAGVDTLVAGGHTVTIQAGAGIGSGFTDELYAAAGAQIVADAAEVWASAELVVKVKEPIASEYGYFRKDLVLFTYLHLAADRALTEALVTSGTTAVAYETVQGDDRSLPLLAPMSEVAGRLSIVAGAHALLKAEGGSGQLLGGVAGTPKAKVVVIGGGVAGEHAAANALGLGASVTIIDISLPRLRALEVRFNGEVQTRVSTRYEIAEQLLEADLVIGSVLIPGAAAPKLVTDEMVASMKPGSVLVDIAVDQGGCFEGTHATTYDDPTFTVHNSLYYCVANMPGAVPRTSTRALSNATLPFVVAIANHGWDAAAAASPALARGLNVAGGEIVNEGVRAAMAVR; encoded by the coding sequence ATGCGCATTTCTGTACCTGCTGAAATCAAAAACAACGAAAATCGTGTCGCGATAACCCCGGCGGGTGTGGACACACTGGTGGCTGGCGGGCACACTGTCACCATTCAGGCTGGCGCCGGCATCGGTAGTGGTTTCACCGATGAGCTGTACGCGGCAGCAGGCGCACAGATCGTTGCTGACGCGGCCGAGGTGTGGGCATCCGCCGAGCTCGTCGTGAAGGTCAAAGAGCCGATCGCTTCGGAGTACGGCTACTTTCGCAAAGACCTCGTTCTCTTTACGTACTTGCACCTCGCCGCAGACCGCGCGCTGACCGAAGCGCTCGTCACGTCGGGAACGACGGCGGTTGCTTACGAGACCGTTCAGGGCGACGACCGTTCGCTTCCCCTTCTTGCCCCGATGAGCGAGGTCGCTGGTCGACTCTCGATCGTTGCTGGCGCCCACGCTTTGCTCAAGGCTGAGGGTGGCAGCGGCCAGCTGCTCGGCGGAGTTGCCGGAACCCCCAAGGCCAAGGTTGTTGTCATCGGTGGCGGTGTTGCCGGTGAGCACGCTGCCGCCAACGCGCTCGGTCTCGGCGCCAGCGTGACGATCATCGACATTTCGCTGCCGCGTCTCCGCGCGCTCGAAGTTCGCTTCAACGGTGAAGTTCAGACCCGCGTTTCGACGCGCTACGAAATCGCCGAGCAGCTGCTCGAGGCCGACCTCGTGATCGGTTCGGTGCTGATCCCCGGCGCTGCAGCACCCAAGCTCGTCACCGACGAAATGGTCGCGTCGATGAAGCCCGGTTCGGTGCTCGTCGACATTGCGGTCGACCAGGGCGGATGCTTCGAAGGCACCCACGCTACGACTTACGACGACCCCACTTTCACCGTGCACAACTCGCTGTACTACTGCGTCGCCAACATGCCCGGCGCTGTTCCGCGCACCTCGACCCGCGCGCTCAGCAATGCCACGTTGCCGTTTGTTGTCGCGATCGCGAACCACGGTTGGGATGCTGCCGCAGCCGCATCGCCGGCTCTTGCTCGCGGGTTGAATGTCGCCGGTGGCGAAATCGTCAACGAAGGCGTTCGCGCAGCAATGGCGGTTCGCTAG
- a CDS encoding gamma-glutamyl-gamma-aminobutyrate hydrolase family protein, translated as MTTTPEYVPTIVLSKASAGGAHEKPELTALIHGLEAFMKSAIEATGARVISVDGFTEADVDAALSQADGVVLLGGGDVDPDEYGAAERHPKLYNIDRTTDRVDIELVNQATERRLPVLAICRGMHIVNVARGGTLVQHLEPSAVVHSGGGVDAMVDHDVTLDPASQLSELYGEGTMTIRSGHHQAVDVVGAGLTATGRAADGVVEAVESTDPTSPLIAVQWHPEDGAANERDRELLFGWLTAQAREFHARQSEVAV; from the coding sequence ATGACGACCACCCCTGAGTACGTTCCGACCATCGTTCTGTCGAAGGCTTCCGCGGGTGGTGCACACGAAAAGCCGGAGCTCACGGCGCTGATTCATGGGCTCGAAGCATTCATGAAATCGGCCATTGAAGCCACGGGTGCTCGCGTCATCAGTGTTGATGGGTTCACCGAAGCGGACGTGGATGCTGCGCTCAGCCAGGCGGACGGCGTCGTGCTGCTCGGCGGTGGTGACGTTGACCCCGACGAGTACGGGGCGGCCGAGCGTCATCCGAAGCTTTACAACATCGACCGCACGACTGACCGCGTCGACATCGAGCTCGTGAACCAGGCCACCGAACGTCGCCTGCCTGTGCTCGCGATCTGCCGCGGGATGCACATCGTGAACGTGGCGCGGGGTGGCACGCTCGTCCAACACCTCGAGCCGAGCGCGGTCGTGCACAGTGGCGGCGGAGTCGACGCCATGGTCGATCACGACGTGACCCTCGACCCGGCTTCGCAGCTCTCCGAGCTGTACGGCGAGGGCACGATGACGATCCGCTCTGGCCATCACCAAGCGGTGGATGTCGTGGGCGCCGGTCTCACCGCAACTGGTCGTGCCGCCGACGGCGTGGTCGAAGCGGTGGAAAGCACCGACCCGACCTCTCCCCTTATTGCGGTGCAATGGCATCCGGAAGACGGCGCGGCGAACGAGCGTGACCGAGAACTGCTCTTCGGCTGGCTCACCGCGCAGGCGCGCGAGTTTCACGCACGCCAGAGCGAGGTCGCGGTTTAG
- a CDS encoding PadR family transcriptional regulator, which translates to MTETSFWILTALSAGARHGYAILNEVAELSDGAMKLRVTTLYASLERLERQSHVRVTGDEIVDGRARRYYEITDDGRAQLEAEAERLAQRAAVAQARIAAQATPARPAAARPATRPGTVFSPTPSAAVPA; encoded by the coding sequence ATGACTGAAACTTCGTTTTGGATTCTCACCGCCCTCTCGGCCGGAGCGCGCCACGGCTACGCCATCCTGAATGAGGTGGCCGAGCTCAGCGACGGCGCGATGAAACTACGAGTGACGACCCTCTACGCGTCGCTTGAAAGACTCGAACGCCAGTCTCACGTTCGGGTCACCGGCGACGAGATCGTCGACGGCCGCGCCCGTCGCTACTACGAGATCACCGACGATGGTCGAGCCCAGCTGGAGGCCGAAGCCGAGCGCCTCGCTCAACGCGCGGCCGTTGCCCAAGCGCGGATCGCGGCACAAGCCACCCCCGCTCGCCCGGCAGCAGCGCGCCCCGCGACTAGGCCAGGCACAGTGTTCTCCCCCACCCCGAGCGCGGCGGTTCCAGCATGA
- a CDS encoding GNAT family N-acetyltransferase, which translates to MYSPIVFDYWLPTYEREPAFDALYVVRVAESLPTNTAVTLLDVAVGPSIVSLVTSFAERLDFTDGQRISSEQLSSELDAAGVALNGADRLFYLPRQAQDALRAEVTPKTTRQLTEADAAEFEKFTAAIPDSELDEAFVELDHWLVYGTFADDRLVAASSMYPWRGSQLADLGIITLPGYRGRGFATQTVRAISARALADGYEPQYRCQLDNDGSSAVALAAGFTLFGEWDVVPLND; encoded by the coding sequence ATGTATTCACCGATCGTCTTCGACTACTGGTTGCCTACGTATGAGCGCGAGCCCGCCTTCGACGCCCTCTACGTGGTTCGGGTCGCCGAATCGTTGCCCACCAACACTGCCGTCACCCTGCTGGATGTTGCCGTCGGGCCGAGCATCGTCAGCCTGGTGACGTCGTTCGCCGAGCGCCTCGATTTCACCGACGGGCAACGAATCAGCAGCGAACAGTTGAGCTCTGAACTCGACGCGGCCGGAGTTGCTCTCAACGGTGCCGATCGACTCTTCTACCTCCCGCGGCAGGCACAGGACGCCCTGCGCGCTGAGGTCACACCTAAGACAACCCGCCAGCTGACCGAGGCGGATGCCGCAGAATTCGAGAAGTTCACGGCGGCGATCCCCGACAGCGAACTTGACGAAGCATTTGTGGAACTCGATCACTGGCTCGTCTATGGCACCTTTGCGGATGATCGGCTCGTGGCTGCCTCGAGCATGTATCCGTGGCGCGGCTCGCAGCTGGCCGACCTCGGCATCATCACGCTGCCGGGATACCGTGGTCGCGGCTTCGCGACCCAGACCGTTCGTGCGATCAGCGCGCGTGCTCTCGCGGACGGCTATGAACCGCAGTATCGCTGCCAGCTCGACAATGACGGGTCGTCGGCCGTCGCTCTCGCGGCCGGCTTCACGCTGTTCGGCGAGTGGGATGTCGTGCCGCTCAACGACTGA
- a CDS encoding FAD-dependent oxidoreductase, whose product MKLVVVGGVAGGASVAARARRLDESADIVVLERGHHVSFANCGLPYHIGEVITERDRLLLQTPESLRESLNIEVRIAHEVTAIDRVAKTVSVREVDTGREYVESYDNLALCTGAEAIRPPLPGIDLPAVHVLRRIGDMDAIKAELDADLEKAASGARGPVRCVVIGAGYIGLEMAENLKHRGALVDVVELSDQILPPLDHEMSVPVEHHLRSRGISLHLSTGAAAFAPRTGGGVTVELTNSTTLEADLVILSVGVRPSVGLAKDAGLDLGEHGGLAVDTHMRTSDPHIWAAGDSVETPNAVLPGSWLAPLAGPANREARVAAENICGRDTEYKSTQGTSIVKIFEMVAGGTGATERQLLAAGVTYRAVHVHPSGHAGYYPGTAMMHIKLLFTPDSGKVLGAQVTGFDGVDKRLDVFATALRAGLTVWDLEELELAYAPPFGSAKDPVNMAGFVASNVLLGDLNLWYAQDYPHATDGARIIDVRTPEEFSIFHLPGAENVPLATLRTDTGDWDRSRGLRLYCSVGFRSYLAYRILVQLGFTDVATLSGGSETFRAWHEVEPDTDGPIEPETSYAEAAETLNSARVAAHVANGTGVSVNLDCTGLACPGPIMKLATEMKGLNVGDEIVVHVSDPGFASDAPAWVRRNGHELLAIEPEGPGYVATIRKAGPEALALVGGGAMVTAPAKPKVSFVVFSGDLDKVIAAFIIANGAISMGEEVSMFFTFWGLNALRQQKPPKRQRKAMDKLFAGMMPAGADKLTLSQMHMMGAGTAMIKKTMKKNGVHSLPELMESAMAGGARIIGCTMTMDLLGIAESDLIDGVELGGVATFLGEAAESTTTLFI is encoded by the coding sequence ATGAAGTTGGTCGTTGTTGGAGGAGTTGCTGGAGGCGCATCTGTCGCAGCCCGCGCGCGCAGGCTCGACGAAAGTGCAGACATTGTCGTGCTGGAGCGCGGCCATCATGTTTCCTTCGCGAACTGCGGTTTGCCGTACCACATCGGTGAAGTGATCACCGAGAGAGACCGGTTGCTGCTGCAGACGCCCGAGAGCCTGCGCGAGTCTCTCAACATTGAGGTACGGATCGCCCATGAGGTCACCGCGATCGACCGCGTGGCTAAGACCGTCTCGGTGCGTGAAGTCGATACCGGGCGTGAATATGTCGAGAGTTACGACAACCTCGCCCTGTGCACCGGTGCGGAAGCCATCCGTCCGCCACTGCCCGGCATCGACCTTCCCGCGGTGCATGTCCTCCGTCGCATCGGCGACATGGATGCCATCAAAGCAGAACTCGATGCCGACCTCGAGAAGGCGGCAAGTGGCGCGCGCGGGCCGGTGCGTTGCGTCGTGATCGGTGCCGGCTACATCGGCCTTGAGATGGCCGAAAACCTGAAGCACCGTGGTGCGCTCGTGGATGTCGTAGAACTGAGCGACCAAATTCTTCCCCCTCTCGACCATGAGATGTCGGTTCCCGTCGAGCACCATCTACGCAGCCGCGGGATCTCCCTCCACCTCTCGACGGGGGCAGCCGCTTTCGCGCCGCGCACCGGTGGCGGTGTGACGGTGGAGCTCACGAATTCGACGACTCTCGAAGCGGATCTCGTCATTCTCTCGGTCGGAGTCCGCCCGAGCGTTGGACTTGCGAAGGACGCCGGTCTCGACCTGGGCGAGCATGGCGGTCTCGCCGTCGATACCCACATGCGCACCTCTGACCCCCACATTTGGGCGGCGGGTGACTCGGTCGAAACCCCGAATGCGGTGTTGCCGGGTTCCTGGCTCGCGCCGCTGGCAGGGCCCGCTAACCGCGAAGCCCGCGTTGCTGCGGAAAACATCTGTGGGCGCGACACCGAGTACAAGTCCACGCAGGGCACCTCGATTGTGAAGATCTTCGAGATGGTCGCGGGTGGCACCGGCGCGACCGAACGTCAGTTGCTGGCAGCGGGCGTCACGTATCGGGCCGTGCACGTGCATCCATCCGGCCACGCTGGTTACTACCCGGGCACCGCGATGATGCACATCAAGCTGCTCTTCACGCCCGACTCGGGAAAGGTGCTCGGCGCTCAAGTCACTGGTTTTGATGGCGTCGATAAGCGTCTCGATGTCTTCGCTACCGCGCTGCGTGCCGGGCTCACGGTCTGGGATCTCGAAGAACTCGAGCTCGCCTACGCTCCGCCGTTCGGCTCAGCCAAGGACCCGGTCAACATGGCCGGCTTCGTCGCCAGCAACGTCCTGCTCGGCGATCTGAATCTCTGGTACGCGCAGGACTACCCACACGCCACCGACGGTGCGCGCATTATTGACGTGCGCACGCCAGAAGAGTTCTCCATCTTCCACCTGCCCGGCGCCGAGAACGTGCCGCTTGCGACCCTCCGCACTGACACGGGCGACTGGGACCGCTCGCGCGGCCTGCGCCTCTACTGCTCGGTCGGTTTTCGCAGCTATCTCGCGTATCGCATCCTCGTGCAGCTGGGATTCACGGATGTCGCCACGCTGTCGGGCGGTTCCGAAACGTTCCGCGCGTGGCATGAGGTCGAGCCAGACACCGACGGACCAATCGAACCAGAAACCTCGTACGCCGAAGCGGCTGAAACCCTCAACTCGGCACGGGTTGCTGCTCATGTCGCAAATGGCACGGGCGTCTCGGTGAACCTCGACTGCACGGGCCTCGCCTGCCCTGGGCCCATCATGAAGCTCGCAACGGAAATGAAGGGGCTCAACGTCGGCGACGAGATCGTGGTGCACGTCTCTGATCCCGGCTTCGCGAGCGATGCCCCCGCGTGGGTGCGCCGCAACGGCCACGAATTGTTGGCTATCGAACCGGAGGGGCCCGGCTACGTCGCCACCATCCGCAAGGCTGGCCCGGAAGCGCTCGCACTCGTGGGTGGGGGTGCGATGGTTACTGCCCCCGCAAAACCCAAGGTGTCGTTTGTGGTGTTCTCGGGCGACCTCGACAAGGTGATCGCGGCCTTCATCATCGCTAACGGGGCGATCTCGATGGGTGAAGAAGTCTCCATGTTCTTCACCTTCTGGGGTCTGAACGCGCTTCGCCAACAGAAGCCGCCGAAGCGTCAGCGTAAGGCGATGGACAAGCTCTTCGCCGGCATGATGCCCGCCGGCGCCGATAAGCTCACGCTCTCCCAGATGCACATGATGGGGGCGGGCACCGCGATGATCAAGAAGACGATGAAGAAGAACGGCGTGCACTCCCTGCCCGAGCTCATGGAGTCCGCGATGGCGGGTGGCGCTCGCATCATCGGCTGCACCATGACGATGGATCTGCTCGGCATCGCCGAATCCGACCTCATCGATGGTGTCGAGCTCGGTGGTGTCGCCACCTTCCTTGGCGAGGCAGCTGAATCCACGACGACGCTGTTCATCTAA
- a CDS encoding class I SAM-dependent methyltransferase, whose translation MSEGGWRERFFRRGFVSLSPTMDARGGDAHRSALFRAISGTVVEVGAGTGTTFQHYGSAVDSVHAVEPDAELRSLAEAAALKVSVPITVSDGTAEEIPVATNSCDWVVCSLVLCTVPDQQAALAEFTRVLKPGGHLAFYEHVRSSNRIVATVEDLLTPAWAAIAGGCRPNRDTLAAIETAGFEIDTVDRFGFSPHPVSPRVAHISGTAHVPSAIG comes from the coding sequence GTGAGTGAGGGCGGCTGGCGCGAGCGGTTCTTTCGCCGCGGCTTCGTTTCCTTGTCGCCGACGATGGATGCCCGGGGCGGCGACGCTCATCGTTCCGCGCTGTTTCGCGCCATCTCCGGCACCGTGGTCGAGGTCGGTGCCGGAACCGGCACGACCTTTCAGCACTACGGTTCGGCGGTGGATTCTGTTCACGCCGTCGAACCGGATGCCGAATTGCGGTCACTCGCTGAAGCGGCAGCGCTGAAGGTGAGTGTTCCGATCACCGTCAGCGACGGCACCGCCGAAGAGATCCCCGTCGCCACCAATAGCTGCGATTGGGTTGTGTGCAGCCTGGTGCTCTGCACGGTCCCCGATCAGCAGGCGGCGCTCGCCGAATTCACGCGCGTGCTGAAGCCGGGCGGCCACCTCGCGTTTTATGAGCATGTTCGCTCGAGCAATCGGATCGTGGCGACCGTAGAAGATCTCCTCACTCCGGCGTGGGCCGCGATAGCCGGCGGATGCCGCCCCAACCGTGACACTCTCGCCGCGATCGAGACCGCGGGCTTCGAAATCGACACCGTGGACCGGTTCGGATTCTCGCCGCATCCGGTGTCACCGCGGGTCGCGCACATTTCAGGCACTGCGCACGTGCCGTCGGCCATCGGTTGA
- a CDS encoding S8 family serine peptidase produces the protein MLSLPASASIVDDGEWYISGYEIPELHDQGIDGSGVTIAVFDDAINTEVPALQDASVEVMPDSLCADSDGNLQPVDTDDLDLASHGTNNVLKISGTGKGYSGQDGITGVAPGATVLFYGLGMPIEDPCFAPGDGAVTYVDAVVPPAIVDAVDRGARILSFSNSLGGSPQLDEALTYAIRNQVIVLAATPNDSTVLGSEALNLFNGVMGVGSFDRDGVAGLDSNGDPNRSTYIDVVAPGQDVALQGADGKWNRQRIGSGTSYATPITAGNLALAMQKFPDVTGNQILQLLLHNTDVDAPHEIYFDSTFLHGYGSVDTINLLAGDPSLYPDTNPLLEEDGIPSPAELTVAASPSPSASPTTTPPASGATSESGSSALAGWVWPLIIVAVAFFIVVGIFVTLVIVRRNRRK, from the coding sequence ATGTTAAGCCTTCCGGCGAGCGCCTCCATCGTCGATGATGGCGAGTGGTACATAAGCGGCTATGAGATCCCGGAGTTGCACGACCAGGGCATCGACGGCTCGGGTGTGACCATCGCGGTGTTCGACGATGCGATCAATACCGAAGTCCCCGCTTTGCAAGACGCGAGCGTAGAGGTCATGCCTGATTCTCTGTGCGCGGATAGCGACGGAAACCTTCAACCGGTGGACACGGACGACCTGGATCTTGCCTCCCACGGCACCAACAACGTGCTCAAGATTTCAGGCACCGGCAAAGGCTATTCGGGTCAAGACGGCATCACGGGCGTCGCGCCCGGCGCTACCGTGCTGTTCTACGGATTAGGTATGCCCATCGAGGATCCCTGTTTCGCCCCCGGTGACGGAGCAGTCACCTACGTGGACGCGGTGGTGCCGCCTGCCATTGTGGACGCGGTAGACCGCGGCGCCCGCATTCTTTCGTTCTCGAACTCACTCGGGGGTAGCCCGCAGTTAGACGAGGCACTCACCTACGCCATCCGCAACCAGGTAATTGTGCTGGCGGCCACGCCGAATGATTCCACTGTCCTCGGCAGCGAAGCGCTAAACCTTTTTAACGGAGTAATGGGAGTGGGGTCTTTTGACCGCGATGGCGTGGCGGGCCTCGACTCCAATGGCGATCCGAATAGATCAACGTATATTGACGTGGTCGCACCGGGTCAGGACGTCGCGCTTCAGGGCGCAGACGGCAAATGGAACCGCCAGCGCATCGGAAGCGGCACGTCGTACGCGACACCCATCACAGCAGGCAACCTGGCCCTCGCCATGCAGAAGTTCCCCGACGTCACCGGCAACCAGATTCTGCAGCTGTTGCTCCACAACACGGATGTGGATGCCCCGCACGAGATTTATTTCGACTCTACGTTCCTTCATGGTTACGGCAGCGTCGACACGATCAACCTGCTGGCAGGTGACCCGTCGCTATATCCCGACACCAACCCGCTGCTCGAAGAAGATGGCATTCCCTCGCCGGCCGAACTGACCGTCGCTGCGTCGCCCTCACCGAGCGCTAGCCCAACAACCACACCGCCAGCGTCCGGTGCAACGTCAGAGTCAGGATCATCGGCCCTAGCCGGATGGGTCTGGCCCCTGATCATCGTCGCTGTGGCATTCTTCATCGTGGTCGGCATCTTCGTCACCCTCGTCATAGTTAGACGCAACCGACGAAAATAG
- a CDS encoding amidase — MTISTPSQIPDLSATEMARLIRDGELSARDAVRAHFDQIDLINPSINAIILQDREGAFRRAARADELTASGAKLPPLHGVPMTHKDTNNTKGMRTTQGSVALKDFVPDEDDLIIARLTQGGVISTGKSNVPEFAAGAHTFNDLLGTTTNPYDPTLSAGGSSGGVAAALAARIQNLGDGSDIGGSLRIPASFCNVVGLRPSRGRIPHVGLNSWSWLGRTGPMAREVSDIALAMSVLAGPDSRAPLSIHEDGQLFTQPLHRDLRGLRIGWSRDFGLGVPVEPEVIAVLERAMAVFEHLGAIVEEAEPDLSDADEVFSTTRAFDFAMLLSDFVEEHRDLVKPELQWNVELGASLTAADLTSVALARTRLERKISTFHERFDVFASPTAQLVPFDATQRFPTSINDVSFDNYLGWLRSVTLMSAADVPALSAPAGFSEAGLPIGLQLTMPHGKDFELLQVAFAFEQATQYARTLPAVLTSQSVAKKGIRFQESLEVGTSSR; from the coding sequence ATGACCATCAGCACTCCTTCCCAGATTCCCGATTTATCAGCGACGGAGATGGCGCGGCTTATTCGTGACGGGGAGCTGTCGGCGCGGGATGCCGTGCGGGCGCATTTTGATCAGATTGATCTGATCAACCCGTCAATCAATGCCATCATCCTGCAGGATCGCGAAGGGGCATTTCGTCGTGCGGCGCGCGCAGACGAACTGACCGCATCCGGTGCCAAACTGCCTCCGCTGCATGGTGTGCCGATGACGCACAAGGACACCAACAATACGAAGGGGATGCGAACCACTCAAGGCTCGGTTGCTCTGAAAGATTTTGTGCCCGACGAAGATGACCTGATTATTGCGAGGCTCACGCAGGGCGGGGTAATCAGCACGGGAAAGTCGAATGTTCCCGAGTTCGCGGCGGGGGCGCACACTTTCAATGATCTCCTTGGCACAACAACGAACCCATATGATCCGACGCTGAGCGCGGGCGGCAGCAGTGGGGGAGTCGCCGCGGCGCTTGCCGCACGCATCCAGAACCTCGGCGACGGTTCGGACATCGGTGGTTCGTTGCGGATACCGGCATCCTTCTGCAATGTTGTTGGCTTGCGCCCATCGCGCGGTCGTATCCCTCACGTCGGCCTAAATTCGTGGTCCTGGCTTGGCCGAACCGGACCAATGGCGCGCGAGGTCAGTGACATTGCTCTGGCAATGAGCGTGCTGGCTGGCCCTGACTCTCGGGCTCCGCTCTCAATTCACGAAGACGGACAACTGTTTACCCAACCGCTGCACCGTGATCTTCGCGGGTTGCGCATTGGATGGTCGCGAGACTTTGGGTTGGGCGTTCCTGTGGAACCAGAAGTGATTGCCGTGCTGGAACGGGCAATGGCGGTGTTCGAGCATTTGGGAGCGATCGTCGAAGAAGCCGAGCCGGATCTCAGCGACGCTGACGAAGTCTTCAGCACCACGCGAGCGTTCGACTTTGCCATGCTCTTGAGCGACTTTGTCGAAGAGCACCGCGATCTCGTCAAGCCAGAGTTGCAGTGGAATGTCGAGCTCGGCGCCTCCCTGACCGCCGCTGATCTCACGTCAGTCGCTCTCGCTCGAACGCGCTTGGAACGCAAAATATCCACCTTCCACGAACGCTTCGATGTCTTCGCCTCGCCAACAGCTCAGCTCGTGCCGTTCGATGCCACCCAGCGCTTTCCGACCTCCATCAACGATGTCTCCTTCGACAACTACCTCGGCTGGCTACGGTCAGTGACTCTGATGTCTGCTGCGGATGTTCCGGCGCTATCGGCGCCAGCAGGATTCAGCGAAGCGGGGCTCCCGATTGGGCTCCAGCTCACGATGCCGCACGGTAAAGATTTCGAGCTTCTGCAAGTGGCGTTCGCGTTTGAACAAGCGACTCAGTATGCGCGAACGCTTCCGGCGGTGCTCACTTCGCAATCTGTGGCAAAAAAGGGAATACGCTTCCAAGAGTCGCTAGAGGTCGGTACCTCGTCCCGCTAG
- a CDS encoding FadR/GntR family transcriptional regulator, whose product MSGQPLETEPSDFSQHRFLTNLLEDKALGELVTLLLAKEPGQQIPSERELAETLGISRTALRDRISRLVALGILQRREREGTFLTGIQPDSISDTLILSLMSSQLTIDSLISVRFALERHAGMVACDLRDEQALEDLAKAVQRMRDSDDGRELFEADNDFHRALFRASGSEGLIFFSQMLHSVLRGTVRYIALEHDREMLRKVHGDVLEAVQNQDREAAAAAIDSHFAWLETLRASDTGGATEGWLPKAMDPRD is encoded by the coding sequence ATGAGCGGGCAGCCTCTCGAAACTGAACCATCGGATTTTTCGCAACACCGTTTCCTGACCAACTTGCTCGAGGACAAGGCTCTCGGCGAACTCGTCACTCTGCTGCTGGCCAAAGAACCCGGCCAGCAAATTCCGAGTGAACGTGAGCTCGCAGAGACGTTGGGCATTAGCAGAACCGCCTTGCGCGACCGCATCAGCCGACTGGTCGCGCTGGGCATTCTTCAGCGTCGTGAGCGTGAGGGCACGTTTCTCACGGGCATCCAACCTGACAGCATCAGCGACACGCTGATCCTCAGCCTTATGTCGTCGCAGCTCACGATTGACTCGTTGATTTCGGTTCGCTTTGCACTCGAACGTCATGCCGGCATGGTGGCGTGCGATCTGCGTGACGAGCAAGCGTTGGAAGACCTAGCGAAGGCCGTCCAGCGCATGCGCGATTCCGACGACGGTCGCGAACTCTTTGAGGCAGACAACGACTTTCACCGCGCCCTTTTTAGAGCATCCGGATCAGAGGGCCTCATCTTCTTCTCGCAAATGTTGCACTCAGTTCTGCGGGGCACCGTGCGCTATATCGCCCTCGAACACGACAGGGAAATGCTGCGCAAGGTGCACGGAGACGTGCTTGAGGCCGTGCAGAATCAAGACCGTGAGGCCGCTGCGGCAGCGATCGATAGTCACTTTGCGTGGCTAGAAACCCTCAGGGCGAGCGATACCGGTGGCGCTACTGAGGGCTGGCTTCCGAAGGCGATGGACCCGCGAGACTAA